In one Betta splendens chromosome 14, fBetSpl5.4, whole genome shotgun sequence genomic region, the following are encoded:
- the ltbp3 gene encoding latent-transforming growth factor beta-binding protein 3 isoform X2, with protein sequence MPSLIPHLLVIWISVHRLAWCTERSSARERFKVVIAPLICKRICLKGQCQDTCEQGNNTTLIAENGRGADTLIGQGFRVVVCPLTCLNGGVCSSRKHCLCPPGFTGRLCQFPLQQTHQAQAARGNKQPVYPISLKPDGQKLVEQPVGRMQHTVFTLPFTHLGYHSSEVQINVRVPHASVEHSHVKPPHKTAQRPAPSRHKPKGRCFQETTPKQACNSTPLPVLTNQEDCCGSVGNSWGQNKCYQCPNLPNASVKQTIVEDYGPTCPQGYKRYNSTHCQDINECSLQGVCQNGDCLNTLGSFKCSCNSGYVLDRNRCVESPLESAQCFLMASESRGCEHPLPTHITRDTCCCTVGKAWGRGCERCPQVGTVAFSKICPAGKGYYLQRETVAFSFNHDKPPEATPPVQQAPTSTSAYRVPVTKPTPPPIVRLTPGYGPHETQTKVLQTDECSLSRNICGHGECENSPNGHICHCHPGYHLNPQRNICEDECDSEPCGHGRGFCVNTDGGYRCFCRQGYKHLVQQGRLKCVDVNECLKQDICGAGGQCENLPGSYKCECYSGFKSKSHRHPACEDINECLNPDVCPNEQCENTPGSFECVPCSPGHEARGGACYDINECQKPGVCPNGRCENLPGTYRCLCNEGFLPSADSKGCSDIDECEDVRLCAYGHCINTEGSFQCQCYPGYQRTQEGSHCEDINECERPSNCQRGHCINSMGSYHCKCEKGYMLVGGRRCQDIDECATDRSLCQPYGFCENKAGSYECVCNHGYDLSEDKHSCEMQRMQEEKKECYLNLDDTVFCDSVLATNVTKQECCCSIGVGWGDHCEIYPCPVSQSAEFHYLCPNGQGLYYEERLQYSLPAYHDIDECALFADEICKKGRCENTMPGYECYCQQGFYYDGNLLECIDVNECHDESLCTNGQCINTEGSFYCNCNQPWIPDPYKKKCVMATVADVNECEDPQNCKNGHCVDTPGSYYCICSPPWTLATDRNSCVTPEEQADVDECQDPSYCKNGRCENTPGSFHCFCDPPLTFSAALKQCVFDDRTAAHKDVCFLQVDEGLICSEPRNGMVVTYSECCCHYGRGWGPECNTCPSRNSEMFSRLCEMHLETESDGEQDFLAAFAYNPGDSSEEDSDECSCANGRCVRSYLATMCECNTGFRPDHSRTRCIDIDECAEPGGRGGLCKNARCVNTAGSFKCYCKHGFVPTRRQNICVRRRSR encoded by the exons TCGTGTGTCCCCTGACGTGTCTGAACGGAGGCGTGTGCAGCTCCAGGAAGCACTGCCTGTGTCCGCCCGGCTTCACCGGACGCCTCTGCCAGTTCCCGCTGCAGCAGACGCACCAAGCGCAGGCGGCGCGGGGCAACAAGCAGCCCGTGTATCCCATATCTCTGAAGCCTGATGGCCagaagctggtggagcagcCGGTGGGGCGCATGCAGCACACAGTGTTCACGCTGCCCTTCACTCACTTAGGCTACCACTCATCAGAAG tgcAGATCAACGTGCGCGTCCCCCACGCGTCCGTGGAGCACTCGCACGTCAAGCCGCCCCACAAGACGGCGCAGCGGCCGGCGCCGTCCAGACACAAGCCCAAGGGCCGCTGCTTCCAGGAGACCACGCCCAAGCAGGCT TGCAACAGCACCCCGCTCCCCGTCCTGACCAACCAGGAGGATTGCTGCGGCAGCGTGGGCAACTCATGGGGGCAAAACAAGTGTTATCAGTGTCCCAATCTACCAA ATGCATCGGTCAAACAGACCATTGTGGAGGACTATGGGCCAACATGTCCACAAGGCTATAAAAGATACAACAGCACACACTGTCAAG ACATCAACGAGTGCTCCCTGCAGGGCGTTTGTCAGAACGGGGACTGTCTGAACACACTGGGCAGCTTCAAATGCTCCTGCAACAGCGGTTACGTGCTGGACAGAAACCGATGCGTCG AGTCTCCGCTGGAGTCGGCCCAGTGCTTCCTGATGGCGTCCGAGAGCAGGGGCTGCGAGCACCCGCTGCCCACCCACATCACCCGGGACACGTGCTGCTGCACGGTGGGCAAAGCCTGGGGCCGCGGCTGCGAGCGGTGTCCGCAGGTGGGCACAG TGGCCTTCAGTAAGATCTGTCCTGCTGGGAAGGGCTACTACCTCCAGAGGGAGACCGTGGCCTTCTCCTTCAATCACGACAAGCCTCCGGAGGCCACGCCCCCTGTGCAGCAGGctcccaccagcaccagcgcgTACCGTGTGCCAG TTACGAAacccacccctcctcccatcGTCCGGCTGACCCCGGGCTACGGCCCCCACGAAACACAGACCAAAGTCCTGC AGACAGATGAATGTTCACTAAGCAGGAACATTTGTGGCCACGGAGAGTGTGAGAACAGCCCGAACGGCCACATCTGTCACTGTCACCCCGGCTACCATCTCAACCCGCAGAGGAACATCTGTGAGG ATGAATGTGACTCAGAGCCGTGCGGCCACGGCCGAGGCTTTTGCGTCAACACAGATGGAGGCTACCGCTGCTTCTGTCGTCAGGGCTATAAGCACCTGGTGCAGCAAGGGAGACTTAAGTGCGTGG ATGTGAACGAGTGCCTGAAGCAAGACATCTGTGGAGCTGGGGGCCAGTGTGAGAATCTGCCCGGTTCCTACAAATGTGAATGTTACAGCGGCTTCAAGAGCAAGTCCCACCGTCATCCAGCCTGTGAAG ACATAAACGAGTGTTTGAATCCTGACGTGTGTCCCAACGAGCAGTGTGAGAACACGCCCGGCTCCTTCGAGTGCGTCCCCTGTTCCCCCGGTCACGAGGCCCGCGGCGGCGCCTGTTACG ACATTAATGAGTGCCAGAAGCCTGGTGTCTGCCCTAACGGCCGCTGTGAGAACCTCCCGGGCACCTACCGCTGCCTGTGCAACGAGGGCTTCCTCCCGTCTGCCGACAGCAAAGGCTGCAGCG ACATTGATGAGTGCGAGGACGTCAGACTATGCGCCTATGGCCACTGCATCAACACAGAAGGCTCCTTCCAGTGCCAGTGCTACCCTGGATACCAGCGCACGCAGGAGGGCAGCCACTGTGAAG ACATCAACGAGTGTGAAAGGCCGTCTAACTGTCAGAGGGGCCACTGCATCAACAGCATGGGCTCGTACCACTGCAAGTGTGAGAAGGGCTACATGCTGGTGGGAGGCAGAAGATGCCAAG ACATAGACGAATGCGCCACAGACAGAAGTCTCTGCCAGCCGTACGGATTCTGTGAGAATAAAGCCGGCTCGTACGAGTGCGTCTGCAACCACGGCTACGACCTCTCCGAGGACAAGCACAGCTGTGAGA TGCAGAGGatgcaggaagagaagaaggagtgCTACCTGAACCTGGACGACACCGTGTTCTGTGACAGCGTCCTGGCCACCAACGTCACCAAGCAGgagtgctgctgctccattgGAGTGGGATGGGGAGATCACTGCGAGATCTACCCCTGCCCCGTGTCCCAGTCAG CTGAGTTCCACTACCTGTGTCCAAACGGCCAAGGTCTCTACTATGAAGAAAGACTCCAGTACAGCCTCCCAGCGTACCATG ATATCGATGAGTGCGCTTTGTTCGCGGACGAAATCTGCAAGAAAGGTCGCTGCGAGAACACGATGCCGGGCTACGAGTGCTACTGCCAACAGGGCTTCTACTACGACGGCAACCTGCTGGAGTGCATCG ATGTGAATGAATGTCACGACGAGTCTCTGTGCACTAACGGTCAGTGCATCAACACCGAAGGATCcttctactgtaactgtaaccaGCCCTGGATTCCAGACCCCTACAAGAAGAAGTGTGTGATGGCAACAGTAGCAG ATGTGAATGAGTGTGAGGACCCGCAAAACTGCAAGAACGGCCACTGTGTGGACACTCCGGGCTCCTACTACTGCATCTGCTCTCCGCCCTGGACCCTGGCCACCGACCGCAACAGCTGCGTGACGCCCGAGGAACAAGCTG ATGTAGATGAGTGCCAGGACCCCTCGTACTGTAAGAATGGGAGGTGTGAGAACACGCCCGGCTCCTTTCACTGCTTTTGCGACCCTCCCCTCACCTTCAGCGCAGCGTTGAAACAGTGCGTCTTTGACG ATCGCACCGCAGCCCACAAGGACGTGTGCTTCCTGCAGGTGGACGAGGGCCTGATCTGCAGCGAGCCGAGGAACGGCATGGTGGTGACCTACTCGGAGTGCTGCTGCCACTATGGCCGCGGCTGGGGGCCCGAGTGCAACACCTGTCCGTCCAGGAACTCAG AAATGTTCAGCCGTCTGTGCGAGATGCATCTGGAGACGGAGTCTGATGGAGAGCAGGATTTCCTGGCAGCTTTTGCCTACAACCCAG GCGACAGCTCTGAGGAGGATTCAGATGAATGTAGCTGTGCAAATGGCCGCTGTGTGCGCTCCTACCTGGCCACCATGTGTGAATGTAACACGGGCTTTAGGCCGGACCACTCCCGCACCCGCTGCATAG ACATCGACGAGTGCGCCGAACCCGGGGGCCGCGGCGGCCTGTGCAAGAACGCCCGCTGCGTGAACACCGCCGGCTCCTTCAAGTGCTACTGCAAACACGGGTTCGTGCCGACGCGCAGGCAAAACATATGCGTCCGCCGCAGAAGCCGGTAG
- the ltbp3 gene encoding latent-transforming growth factor beta-binding protein 3 isoform X4, which produces MPSLIPHLLVIWISVHRLAWCTERSSARERFKVVIAPLICKRICLKGQCQDTCEQGNNTTLIAENGRGADTLIGQGFRVVVCPLTCLNGGVCSSRKHCLCPPGFTGRLCQFPLQQTHQAQAARGNKQPVYPISLKPDGQKLVEQPVGRMQHTVFTLPFTHLGYHSSEVQINVRVPHASVEHSHVKPPHKTAQRPAPSRHKPKGRCFQETTPKQACNSTPLPVLTNQEDCCGSVGNSWGQNKCYQCPNLPNASVKQTIVEDYGPTCPQGYKRYNSTHCQDINECSLQGVCQNGDCLNTLGSFKCSCNSGYVLDRNRCVESPLESAQCFLMASESRGCEHPLPTHITRDTCCCTVGKAWGRGCERCPQVGTVAFSKICPAGKGYYLQRETVAFSFNHDKPPEATPPVQQAPTSTSAYRVPVTKPTPPPIVRLTPGYGPHETQTKVLPETDECSLSRNICGHGECENSPNGHICHCHPGYHLNPQRNICEDECDSEPCGHGRGFCVNTDGGYRCFCRQGYKHLVQQGRLKCVDVNECLKQDICGAGGQCENLPGSYKCECYSGFKSKSHRHPACEDINECLNPDVCPNEQCENTPGSFECVPCSPGHEARGGACYDINECQKPGVCPNGRCENLPGTYRCLCNEGFLPSADSKGCSDIDECEDVRLCAYGHCINTEGSFQCQCYPGYQRTQEGSHCEDINECERPSNCQRGHCINSMGSYHCKCEKGYMLVGGRRCQDIDECATDRSLCQPYGFCENKAGSYECVCNHGYDLSEDKHSCEMQRMQEEKKECYLNLDDTVFCDSVLATNVTKQECCCSIGVGWGDHCEIYPCPVSQSAEFHYLCPNGQGLYYEERLQYSLPAYHDIDECALFADEICKKGRCENTMPGYECYCQQGFYYDGNLLECIDVNECHDESLCTNGQCINTEGSFYCNCNQPWIPDPYKKKCVMATVADVNECEDPQNCKNGHCVDTPGSYYCICSPPWTLATDRNSCVTPEEQADRTAAHKDVCFLQVDEGLICSEPRNGMVVTYSECCCHYGRGWGPECNTCPSRNSEMFSRLCEMHLETESDGEQDFLAAFAYNPGDSSEEDSDECSCANGRCVRSYLATMCECNTGFRPDHSRTRCIDIDECAEPGGRGGLCKNARCVNTAGSFKCYCKHGFVPTRRQNICVRRRSR; this is translated from the exons TCGTGTGTCCCCTGACGTGTCTGAACGGAGGCGTGTGCAGCTCCAGGAAGCACTGCCTGTGTCCGCCCGGCTTCACCGGACGCCTCTGCCAGTTCCCGCTGCAGCAGACGCACCAAGCGCAGGCGGCGCGGGGCAACAAGCAGCCCGTGTATCCCATATCTCTGAAGCCTGATGGCCagaagctggtggagcagcCGGTGGGGCGCATGCAGCACACAGTGTTCACGCTGCCCTTCACTCACTTAGGCTACCACTCATCAGAAG tgcAGATCAACGTGCGCGTCCCCCACGCGTCCGTGGAGCACTCGCACGTCAAGCCGCCCCACAAGACGGCGCAGCGGCCGGCGCCGTCCAGACACAAGCCCAAGGGCCGCTGCTTCCAGGAGACCACGCCCAAGCAGGCT TGCAACAGCACCCCGCTCCCCGTCCTGACCAACCAGGAGGATTGCTGCGGCAGCGTGGGCAACTCATGGGGGCAAAACAAGTGTTATCAGTGTCCCAATCTACCAA ATGCATCGGTCAAACAGACCATTGTGGAGGACTATGGGCCAACATGTCCACAAGGCTATAAAAGATACAACAGCACACACTGTCAAG ACATCAACGAGTGCTCCCTGCAGGGCGTTTGTCAGAACGGGGACTGTCTGAACACACTGGGCAGCTTCAAATGCTCCTGCAACAGCGGTTACGTGCTGGACAGAAACCGATGCGTCG AGTCTCCGCTGGAGTCGGCCCAGTGCTTCCTGATGGCGTCCGAGAGCAGGGGCTGCGAGCACCCGCTGCCCACCCACATCACCCGGGACACGTGCTGCTGCACGGTGGGCAAAGCCTGGGGCCGCGGCTGCGAGCGGTGTCCGCAGGTGGGCACAG TGGCCTTCAGTAAGATCTGTCCTGCTGGGAAGGGCTACTACCTCCAGAGGGAGACCGTGGCCTTCTCCTTCAATCACGACAAGCCTCCGGAGGCCACGCCCCCTGTGCAGCAGGctcccaccagcaccagcgcgTACCGTGTGCCAG TTACGAAacccacccctcctcccatcGTCCGGCTGACCCCGGGCTACGGCCCCCACGAAACACAGACCAAAGTCCTGC CAGAGACAGATGAATGTTCACTAAGCAGGAACATTTGTGGCCACGGAGAGTGTGAGAACAGCCCGAACGGCCACATCTGTCACTGTCACCCCGGCTACCATCTCAACCCGCAGAGGAACATCTGTGAGG ATGAATGTGACTCAGAGCCGTGCGGCCACGGCCGAGGCTTTTGCGTCAACACAGATGGAGGCTACCGCTGCTTCTGTCGTCAGGGCTATAAGCACCTGGTGCAGCAAGGGAGACTTAAGTGCGTGG ATGTGAACGAGTGCCTGAAGCAAGACATCTGTGGAGCTGGGGGCCAGTGTGAGAATCTGCCCGGTTCCTACAAATGTGAATGTTACAGCGGCTTCAAGAGCAAGTCCCACCGTCATCCAGCCTGTGAAG ACATAAACGAGTGTTTGAATCCTGACGTGTGTCCCAACGAGCAGTGTGAGAACACGCCCGGCTCCTTCGAGTGCGTCCCCTGTTCCCCCGGTCACGAGGCCCGCGGCGGCGCCTGTTACG ACATTAATGAGTGCCAGAAGCCTGGTGTCTGCCCTAACGGCCGCTGTGAGAACCTCCCGGGCACCTACCGCTGCCTGTGCAACGAGGGCTTCCTCCCGTCTGCCGACAGCAAAGGCTGCAGCG ACATTGATGAGTGCGAGGACGTCAGACTATGCGCCTATGGCCACTGCATCAACACAGAAGGCTCCTTCCAGTGCCAGTGCTACCCTGGATACCAGCGCACGCAGGAGGGCAGCCACTGTGAAG ACATCAACGAGTGTGAAAGGCCGTCTAACTGTCAGAGGGGCCACTGCATCAACAGCATGGGCTCGTACCACTGCAAGTGTGAGAAGGGCTACATGCTGGTGGGAGGCAGAAGATGCCAAG ACATAGACGAATGCGCCACAGACAGAAGTCTCTGCCAGCCGTACGGATTCTGTGAGAATAAAGCCGGCTCGTACGAGTGCGTCTGCAACCACGGCTACGACCTCTCCGAGGACAAGCACAGCTGTGAGA TGCAGAGGatgcaggaagagaagaaggagtgCTACCTGAACCTGGACGACACCGTGTTCTGTGACAGCGTCCTGGCCACCAACGTCACCAAGCAGgagtgctgctgctccattgGAGTGGGATGGGGAGATCACTGCGAGATCTACCCCTGCCCCGTGTCCCAGTCAG CTGAGTTCCACTACCTGTGTCCAAACGGCCAAGGTCTCTACTATGAAGAAAGACTCCAGTACAGCCTCCCAGCGTACCATG ATATCGATGAGTGCGCTTTGTTCGCGGACGAAATCTGCAAGAAAGGTCGCTGCGAGAACACGATGCCGGGCTACGAGTGCTACTGCCAACAGGGCTTCTACTACGACGGCAACCTGCTGGAGTGCATCG ATGTGAATGAATGTCACGACGAGTCTCTGTGCACTAACGGTCAGTGCATCAACACCGAAGGATCcttctactgtaactgtaaccaGCCCTGGATTCCAGACCCCTACAAGAAGAAGTGTGTGATGGCAACAGTAGCAG ATGTGAATGAGTGTGAGGACCCGCAAAACTGCAAGAACGGCCACTGTGTGGACACTCCGGGCTCCTACTACTGCATCTGCTCTCCGCCCTGGACCCTGGCCACCGACCGCAACAGCTGCGTGACGCCCGAGGAACAAGCTG ATCGCACCGCAGCCCACAAGGACGTGTGCTTCCTGCAGGTGGACGAGGGCCTGATCTGCAGCGAGCCGAGGAACGGCATGGTGGTGACCTACTCGGAGTGCTGCTGCCACTATGGCCGCGGCTGGGGGCCCGAGTGCAACACCTGTCCGTCCAGGAACTCAG AAATGTTCAGCCGTCTGTGCGAGATGCATCTGGAGACGGAGTCTGATGGAGAGCAGGATTTCCTGGCAGCTTTTGCCTACAACCCAG GCGACAGCTCTGAGGAGGATTCAGATGAATGTAGCTGTGCAAATGGCCGCTGTGTGCGCTCCTACCTGGCCACCATGTGTGAATGTAACACGGGCTTTAGGCCGGACCACTCCCGCACCCGCTGCATAG ACATCGACGAGTGCGCCGAACCCGGGGGCCGCGGCGGCCTGTGCAAGAACGCCCGCTGCGTGAACACCGCCGGCTCCTTCAAGTGCTACTGCAAACACGGGTTCGTGCCGACGCGCAGGCAAAACATATGCGTCCGCCGCAGAAGCCGGTAG
- the ltbp3 gene encoding latent-transforming growth factor beta-binding protein 3 isoform X3, whose protein sequence is MPSLIPHLLVIWISVHRLAWCTERSSARERFKVVIAPLICKRICLKGQCQDTCEQGNNTTLIAENGRGADTLIGQGFRVVVCPLTCLNGGVCSSRKHCLCPPGFTGRLCQFPLQQTHQAQAARGNKQPVYPISLKPDGQKLVEQPVGRMQHTVFTLPFTHLGYHSSEVQINVRVPHASVEHSHVKPPHKTAQRPAPSRHKPKGRCFQETTPKQACNSTPLPVLTNQEDCCGSVGNSWGQNKCYQCPNLPNASVKQTIVEDYGPTCPQGYKRYNSTHCQDINECSLQGVCQNGDCLNTLGSFKCSCNSGYVLDRNRCVESPLESAQCFLMASESRGCEHPLPTHITRDTCCCTVGKAWGRGCERCPQVGTVAFSKICPAGKGYYLQRETVAFSFNHDKPPEATPPVQQAPTSTSAYRVPVTKPTPPPIVRLTPGYGPHETQTKVLHECDSEPCGHGRGFCVNTDGGYRCFCRQGYKHLVQQGRLKCVDVNECLKQDICGAGGQCENLPGSYKCECYSGFKSKSHRHPACEDINECLNPDVCPNEQCENTPGSFECVPCSPGHEARGGACYDINECQKPGVCPNGRCENLPGTYRCLCNEGFLPSADSKGCSDIDECEDVRLCAYGHCINTEGSFQCQCYPGYQRTQEGSHCEDINECERPSNCQRGHCINSMGSYHCKCEKGYMLVGGRRCQDIDECATDRSLCQPYGFCENKAGSYECVCNHGYDLSEDKHSCEMQRMQEEKKECYLNLDDTVFCDSVLATNVTKQECCCSIGVGWGDHCEIYPCPVSQSAEFHYLCPNGQGLYYEERLQYSLPAYHDIDECALFADEICKKGRCENTMPGYECYCQQGFYYDGNLLECIDVNECHDESLCTNGQCINTEGSFYCNCNQPWIPDPYKKKCVMATVADVNECEDPQNCKNGHCVDTPGSYYCICSPPWTLATDRNSCVTPEEQADVDECQDPSYCKNGRCENTPGSFHCFCDPPLTFSAALKQCVFDDRTAAHKDVCFLQVDEGLICSEPRNGMVVTYSECCCHYGRGWGPECNTCPSRNSEMFSRLCEMHLETESDGEQDFLAAFAYNPGDSSEEDSDECSCANGRCVRSYLATMCECNTGFRPDHSRTRCIDIDECAEPGGRGGLCKNARCVNTAGSFKCYCKHGFVPTRRQNICVRRRSR, encoded by the exons TCGTGTGTCCCCTGACGTGTCTGAACGGAGGCGTGTGCAGCTCCAGGAAGCACTGCCTGTGTCCGCCCGGCTTCACCGGACGCCTCTGCCAGTTCCCGCTGCAGCAGACGCACCAAGCGCAGGCGGCGCGGGGCAACAAGCAGCCCGTGTATCCCATATCTCTGAAGCCTGATGGCCagaagctggtggagcagcCGGTGGGGCGCATGCAGCACACAGTGTTCACGCTGCCCTTCACTCACTTAGGCTACCACTCATCAGAAG tgcAGATCAACGTGCGCGTCCCCCACGCGTCCGTGGAGCACTCGCACGTCAAGCCGCCCCACAAGACGGCGCAGCGGCCGGCGCCGTCCAGACACAAGCCCAAGGGCCGCTGCTTCCAGGAGACCACGCCCAAGCAGGCT TGCAACAGCACCCCGCTCCCCGTCCTGACCAACCAGGAGGATTGCTGCGGCAGCGTGGGCAACTCATGGGGGCAAAACAAGTGTTATCAGTGTCCCAATCTACCAA ATGCATCGGTCAAACAGACCATTGTGGAGGACTATGGGCCAACATGTCCACAAGGCTATAAAAGATACAACAGCACACACTGTCAAG ACATCAACGAGTGCTCCCTGCAGGGCGTTTGTCAGAACGGGGACTGTCTGAACACACTGGGCAGCTTCAAATGCTCCTGCAACAGCGGTTACGTGCTGGACAGAAACCGATGCGTCG AGTCTCCGCTGGAGTCGGCCCAGTGCTTCCTGATGGCGTCCGAGAGCAGGGGCTGCGAGCACCCGCTGCCCACCCACATCACCCGGGACACGTGCTGCTGCACGGTGGGCAAAGCCTGGGGCCGCGGCTGCGAGCGGTGTCCGCAGGTGGGCACAG TGGCCTTCAGTAAGATCTGTCCTGCTGGGAAGGGCTACTACCTCCAGAGGGAGACCGTGGCCTTCTCCTTCAATCACGACAAGCCTCCGGAGGCCACGCCCCCTGTGCAGCAGGctcccaccagcaccagcgcgTACCGTGTGCCAG TTACGAAacccacccctcctcccatcGTCCGGCTGACCCCGGGCTACGGCCCCCACGAAACACAGACCAAAGTCCTGC ATGAATGTGACTCAGAGCCGTGCGGCCACGGCCGAGGCTTTTGCGTCAACACAGATGGAGGCTACCGCTGCTTCTGTCGTCAGGGCTATAAGCACCTGGTGCAGCAAGGGAGACTTAAGTGCGTGG ATGTGAACGAGTGCCTGAAGCAAGACATCTGTGGAGCTGGGGGCCAGTGTGAGAATCTGCCCGGTTCCTACAAATGTGAATGTTACAGCGGCTTCAAGAGCAAGTCCCACCGTCATCCAGCCTGTGAAG ACATAAACGAGTGTTTGAATCCTGACGTGTGTCCCAACGAGCAGTGTGAGAACACGCCCGGCTCCTTCGAGTGCGTCCCCTGTTCCCCCGGTCACGAGGCCCGCGGCGGCGCCTGTTACG ACATTAATGAGTGCCAGAAGCCTGGTGTCTGCCCTAACGGCCGCTGTGAGAACCTCCCGGGCACCTACCGCTGCCTGTGCAACGAGGGCTTCCTCCCGTCTGCCGACAGCAAAGGCTGCAGCG ACATTGATGAGTGCGAGGACGTCAGACTATGCGCCTATGGCCACTGCATCAACACAGAAGGCTCCTTCCAGTGCCAGTGCTACCCTGGATACCAGCGCACGCAGGAGGGCAGCCACTGTGAAG ACATCAACGAGTGTGAAAGGCCGTCTAACTGTCAGAGGGGCCACTGCATCAACAGCATGGGCTCGTACCACTGCAAGTGTGAGAAGGGCTACATGCTGGTGGGAGGCAGAAGATGCCAAG ACATAGACGAATGCGCCACAGACAGAAGTCTCTGCCAGCCGTACGGATTCTGTGAGAATAAAGCCGGCTCGTACGAGTGCGTCTGCAACCACGGCTACGACCTCTCCGAGGACAAGCACAGCTGTGAGA TGCAGAGGatgcaggaagagaagaaggagtgCTACCTGAACCTGGACGACACCGTGTTCTGTGACAGCGTCCTGGCCACCAACGTCACCAAGCAGgagtgctgctgctccattgGAGTGGGATGGGGAGATCACTGCGAGATCTACCCCTGCCCCGTGTCCCAGTCAG CTGAGTTCCACTACCTGTGTCCAAACGGCCAAGGTCTCTACTATGAAGAAAGACTCCAGTACAGCCTCCCAGCGTACCATG ATATCGATGAGTGCGCTTTGTTCGCGGACGAAATCTGCAAGAAAGGTCGCTGCGAGAACACGATGCCGGGCTACGAGTGCTACTGCCAACAGGGCTTCTACTACGACGGCAACCTGCTGGAGTGCATCG ATGTGAATGAATGTCACGACGAGTCTCTGTGCACTAACGGTCAGTGCATCAACACCGAAGGATCcttctactgtaactgtaaccaGCCCTGGATTCCAGACCCCTACAAGAAGAAGTGTGTGATGGCAACAGTAGCAG ATGTGAATGAGTGTGAGGACCCGCAAAACTGCAAGAACGGCCACTGTGTGGACACTCCGGGCTCCTACTACTGCATCTGCTCTCCGCCCTGGACCCTGGCCACCGACCGCAACAGCTGCGTGACGCCCGAGGAACAAGCTG ATGTAGATGAGTGCCAGGACCCCTCGTACTGTAAGAATGGGAGGTGTGAGAACACGCCCGGCTCCTTTCACTGCTTTTGCGACCCTCCCCTCACCTTCAGCGCAGCGTTGAAACAGTGCGTCTTTGACG ATCGCACCGCAGCCCACAAGGACGTGTGCTTCCTGCAGGTGGACGAGGGCCTGATCTGCAGCGAGCCGAGGAACGGCATGGTGGTGACCTACTCGGAGTGCTGCTGCCACTATGGCCGCGGCTGGGGGCCCGAGTGCAACACCTGTCCGTCCAGGAACTCAG AAATGTTCAGCCGTCTGTGCGAGATGCATCTGGAGACGGAGTCTGATGGAGAGCAGGATTTCCTGGCAGCTTTTGCCTACAACCCAG GCGACAGCTCTGAGGAGGATTCAGATGAATGTAGCTGTGCAAATGGCCGCTGTGTGCGCTCCTACCTGGCCACCATGTGTGAATGTAACACGGGCTTTAGGCCGGACCACTCCCGCACCCGCTGCATAG ACATCGACGAGTGCGCCGAACCCGGGGGCCGCGGCGGCCTGTGCAAGAACGCCCGCTGCGTGAACACCGCCGGCTCCTTCAAGTGCTACTGCAAACACGGGTTCGTGCCGACGCGCAGGCAAAACATATGCGTCCGCCGCAGAAGCCGGTAG